From one Butyricimonas faecihominis genomic stretch:
- the hisC gene encoding histidinol-phosphate transaminase yields the protein MKEFGDIVRENVKRLQAYSCARAEFEGTNVALLDANENPFASEYNRYPDPFQRELKREIGRLKGVEVSRLVLGNGSDELIDMLIRTVCTPRRDNMLVFSPGYSMYEVSGRVNDVEVRCLELDGEFQPEWNTLFDSVDRFTKMIFFCTPNNPVGNVIPLERIREVASRFDGIVVVDEAYIDFTDMPSAVVLQEVCRNVVVLQTLSKAWGLAGLRVGICMADPELVIYLNKVKPPYNIGSLTQRRALDVLRNEADFLEKVEAIKRERKRVIGFLRNLSWLEVVCDSEANFVLIRCERFRELYEYLVEGGVIVRVRHIPPRLSCGLRITIGTREENDLLIERLKKFGDL from the coding sequence ATGAAGGAATTTGGAGATATAGTAAGGGAGAATGTAAAGAGGTTACAGGCGTATTCCTGCGCTCGTGCGGAATTCGAGGGGACGAATGTGGCATTGCTGGATGCGAACGAGAACCCGTTCGCGTCGGAATATAATCGTTATCCAGATCCGTTTCAGCGGGAATTGAAACGAGAGATCGGTAGATTGAAGGGGGTGGAGGTTTCCCGGTTGGTACTGGGAAATGGGAGTGACGAGTTGATCGATATGTTGATCCGGACGGTTTGTACGCCCCGGCGGGATAATATGCTCGTTTTTTCACCGGGCTATTCGATGTACGAGGTAAGTGGACGAGTGAATGACGTGGAGGTGAGGTGTTTGGAGTTGGACGGGGAGTTCCAGCCGGAGTGGAACACGTTGTTTGATAGCGTGGATCGGTTTACGAAAATGATTTTCTTTTGCACGCCGAATAATCCGGTGGGGAACGTGATTCCTTTGGAACGTATCCGGGAGGTGGCGTCTCGTTTTGATGGGATTGTCGTGGTGGACGAGGCGTATATTGATTTTACTGATATGCCATCGGCTGTTGTTTTGCAGGAGGTTTGCCGGAATGTTGTCGTGTTGCAAACTCTATCCAAGGCTTGGGGACTTGCCGGGTTACGGGTAGGAATTTGTATGGCGGACCCGGAACTGGTGATTTATTTAAACAAAGTGAAACCGCCTTATAATATCGGTTCATTGACTCAACGGCGGGCTTTGGATGTCTTGCGGAATGAGGCTGATTTCTTGGAGAAGGTGGAGGCGATCAAGCGGGAAAGAAAAAGGGTTATCGGTTTCTTGCGGAATTTATCTTGGTTGGAGGTTGTCTGTGATTCGGAGGCCAACTTCGTGTTGATTCGTTGTGAGCGTTTTCGGGAGTTGTATGAATATTTGGTGGAAGGTGGTGTTATTGTTCGGGTACGGCATATCCCGCCCCGGTTGAGTTGCGGGTTACGGATAACCATCGGGACACGGGAAGAGAATGATTTGTTGATCGAGCGATTAAAGAAATTCGGTGATTTATGA
- the hisD gene encoding histidinol dehydrogenase has product MNKILYPRKEEWMKILERPENRGEDLDKVCKAVFDEVKRDGDEALKKYTWYFDRVKLECFEVTEEEFQEAEKAVKKELKEAIRVAKGNIEEFHKIQIPEKCEYVNERGFRCWQEGRAIDRVGLYVPGGSAPLFSTVLMLAVPAKLAGCREVVICTPPGRDGRVNPAILWTARLCGVTRVFKVGGIQAIAALALGTKSVGRVDKIFGPGNRFVMAAKQWVGRYGVAIDMPAGPSELMVVADESARATFVAADLLSQAEHGPDSQVFLVTCDESLIDRVEEELNKQLNRIPRKAIAEVALRNSKYIVLRSREECVELVNCYAPEHLMLCVKDYLDWVPEIRNAGSVFLGHYSPESAGDYASGTNHTLPTNGYARAYSGVNMDAFMKKITFQEIMPEGLAYLGKTIEIMADNEKLEAHGNAVRVRNVESKI; this is encoded by the coding sequence ATGAATAAGATATTATATCCAAGGAAGGAAGAGTGGATGAAAATATTGGAGCGTCCGGAGAATCGTGGAGAAGATTTGGACAAAGTGTGTAAAGCGGTGTTTGATGAGGTGAAGAGGGATGGGGACGAGGCATTGAAGAAGTACACGTGGTATTTTGATCGGGTAAAGCTAGAATGTTTTGAGGTGACGGAGGAGGAGTTTCAAGAGGCAGAAAAGGCTGTGAAAAAGGAGTTGAAGGAGGCGATACGGGTTGCAAAAGGGAATATTGAGGAGTTTCATAAGATTCAGATTCCAGAGAAGTGTGAATACGTGAATGAACGGGGATTCCGATGCTGGCAGGAAGGTCGGGCGATAGATCGGGTGGGATTGTATGTCCCGGGCGGGAGCGCTCCCCTGTTTTCAACCGTATTGATGTTGGCGGTTCCGGCGAAGTTGGCCGGGTGCCGGGAGGTGGTGATCTGTACGCCGCCGGGAAGGGATGGACGGGTGAATCCGGCTATTTTGTGGACGGCCCGGTTATGTGGAGTAACCCGTGTTTTTAAAGTGGGAGGGATTCAAGCGATTGCTGCATTGGCATTAGGGACGAAGAGCGTGGGGCGGGTGGATAAGATATTTGGACCGGGTAATCGTTTCGTGATGGCGGCAAAACAATGGGTCGGGCGTTATGGTGTGGCAATAGATATGCCGGCGGGGCCTTCGGAGTTGATGGTGGTGGCAGATGAATCGGCACGGGCAACATTCGTGGCGGCAGATTTATTGTCGCAGGCGGAACACGGGCCGGATAGTCAGGTGTTTCTGGTGACTTGCGATGAATCATTGATTGATCGTGTAGAAGAAGAGTTGAACAAACAATTGAATCGGATTCCTCGGAAGGCAATTGCAGAGGTGGCACTGAGAAATTCTAAATATATTGTTTTGCGTTCCCGGGAAGAGTGTGTGGAGCTGGTGAATTGCTATGCCCCGGAGCATTTGATGTTGTGCGTGAAGGATTATCTGGATTGGGTGCCGGAAATTCGGAATGCGGGTTCTGTCTTCTTGGGACACTATTCCCCGGAAAGTGCGGGAGATTATGCATCGGGGACGAACCACACTTTACCCACGAATGGGTATGCCCGTGCGTATAGCGGGGTGAACATGGATGCCTTTATGAAAAAGATAACTTTCCAAGAGATCATGCCGGAAGGTTTGGCCTATTTGGGAAAAACGATCGAGATAATGGCGGATAACGAGAAGTTGGAGGCACACGGGAATGCGGTAAGGGTTAGGAATGTAGAATCTAAAATTTAG
- the hisG gene encoding ATP phosphoribosyltransferase, with amino-acid sequence MVKLKVAIQKSGRLNEDTLELLKECGICINNGRDQLMAQASNFPLEVLYLRNSDIPHYVEDGIVDVAIIGENTVIEKRANVLNLLDLGFSGCRVSIAIPKSEEFTGLDWLQEKRIATSYPNTLNDFLVQNKIQAETHVITGSVEIAPGIGLADAICDIVSSGSTLFKNGLTEVYTLFKSTAVLVANPKLDEEKMRLVEQLIFRMKAVLAAKCNKYILLNAPEEKLQEICDILPGVKSPTIMPLEMKGWFSLHSVVNENKFWESIGALKAAGAEGILVVPIEKMIE; translated from the coding sequence ATGGTGAAGTTAAAAGTCGCGATTCAAAAATCAGGTCGATTGAATGAGGACACGCTCGAATTGTTGAAAGAGTGTGGGATTTGTATTAATAACGGGAGAGATCAGTTAATGGCACAAGCCTCTAATTTCCCGTTGGAGGTGTTGTATTTACGAAATTCGGATATACCTCATTACGTGGAGGATGGAATTGTTGATGTGGCGATTATCGGGGAGAACACGGTGATCGAGAAAAGGGCAAATGTATTGAATTTGTTGGATTTAGGTTTTTCAGGTTGCCGGGTTTCTATTGCTATTCCTAAATCGGAGGAATTTACCGGGTTAGATTGGTTGCAGGAAAAACGGATTGCTACTTCCTATCCCAACACGTTGAATGATTTTCTGGTACAAAATAAGATTCAGGCAGAGACGCACGTGATCACGGGGTCGGTGGAGATCGCTCCCGGTATCGGATTAGCTGATGCGATCTGTGACATCGTGAGTTCCGGGAGTACACTTTTTAAGAACGGGTTGACGGAGGTCTACACGTTGTTTAAGTCTACGGCTGTTTTGGTGGCTAACCCGAAGTTGGATGAAGAGAAAATGCGGTTGGTGGAACAATTGATATTCAGAATGAAGGCGGTGTTGGCTGCCAAGTGTAACAAGTATATCCTGTTGAATGCTCCCGAAGAGAAATTACAAGAGATTTGCGATATACTTCCGGGGGTGAAAAGCCCGACAATTATGCCGTTGGAAATGAAAGGATGGTTTTCTCTACATTCGGTGGTGAACGAGAATAAGTTTTGGGAGTCTATCGGGGCGTTGAAAGCGGCGGGTGCGGAAGGGATTTTGGTGGTACCCATTGAAAAGATGATAGAGTGA
- a CDS encoding IS110 family transposase, whose translation MENNCFIGIDVSKNKLDICVLQGKEVLQEDVIDNNPSAIHRFLVDMAEKRGLDLCSCLVCAEHTGNYTYPLTLACRDLGCRLWLENPAQLKYSSGVHRGKNDRVDARRIALYASRFNDKAMLYHELTPELERVKQLRQERSLYRSDLSKYKGQLSDQKNFMESTVYKAKANRLKHVIKELEKMIDVVEREITGIIDSCDVLKRQMKIITSVEGIGRETALCFIVETAAFTRFTDSRKFACHAGIAPFQYTSGSSVRSRNRVSRRANKQVKTLLHMAALSITRKKKSELKVYYKRKVEEGKNKMTVINAIRAKLVARVFAVIRKNDIYSINFT comes from the coding sequence ATGGAAAATAATTGTTTTATAGGCATCGACGTGAGTAAAAATAAACTTGACATTTGCGTTCTTCAAGGTAAAGAAGTTTTGCAAGAGGACGTTATAGATAATAACCCGTCCGCGATCCACCGTTTCCTTGTCGACATGGCGGAAAAGCGGGGCTTGGATCTTTGCAGTTGCCTTGTTTGTGCCGAGCACACGGGAAATTACACTTACCCCTTGACGTTGGCTTGCCGGGATCTAGGTTGTCGTTTGTGGCTGGAAAATCCCGCCCAGTTGAAGTACTCGTCGGGAGTTCATCGTGGCAAGAACGACCGTGTAGACGCCCGGCGGATAGCGTTGTACGCTTCTCGATTCAATGACAAGGCCATGTTGTATCACGAGCTTACCCCGGAACTGGAACGGGTCAAGCAACTGAGACAGGAACGCTCTCTTTACCGTTCGGACTTGAGCAAGTACAAGGGGCAACTTTCGGACCAGAAAAATTTCATGGAGAGTACCGTTTACAAGGCGAAGGCAAACCGGTTGAAACACGTGATCAAGGAACTAGAGAAGATGATCGATGTCGTGGAGCGAGAAATAACGGGAATCATCGATTCTTGTGATGTTTTAAAACGTCAAATGAAAATAATAACCTCGGTGGAGGGCATTGGAAGGGAAACCGCCTTGTGTTTTATCGTCGAGACCGCGGCGTTCACAAGGTTCACCGACTCGAGAAAGTTTGCCTGTCACGCGGGAATCGCCCCTTTCCAGTACACCTCCGGCAGTAGCGTGCGCTCCCGTAACAGGGTCTCGCGCAGGGCAAACAAGCAGGTAAAAACGTTACTACACATGGCTGCCTTGTCTATAACAAGGAAAAAGAAGAGTGAATTGAAAGTGTATTACAAGAGAAAGGTGGAAGAAGGCAAAAACAAGATGACCGTCATCAATGCCATCAGGGCCAAGCTGGTCGCTCGTGTTTTTGCCGTCATTAGAAAAAATGATATTTATTCCATAAATTTTACTTGA
- a CDS encoding DUF4925 domain-containing protein: protein MKNKFLLLLILGVTFFVSCSDDDDKAWKNIPQDEIEIQKVTFEVNGEQATTGTLQMAVKNGSEAVLTLKNVIPGYATIPVNVKLEEQADDSFVFSGEEGLTTPPAMLIVRSDAKPVILNVKVEGKISVEGKVSATATTKLSETAQAGLTGSWNLSATSSGESTPLFFVWSAIDLEKPNFENAAALVNLFGSMILFNVLNQVTFHEDGNITAKYWENFSMENMFANQDKGQLIASHDDWSDSPKNLAFWYAKNSMIYIVPSINAIAQQVNGDNEDVDISNSEDIVTLLAKLKEYNIDVDALLPIVMQWITEGIPVKYVKTGDALKIYIDKEMAAPFITPLLPALDKLQEDMEKIIEAGEDENTIEMIQLVLGVLQIEKLTDIKTIWEENTNEFEISLNFVSAK, encoded by the coding sequence ATGAAAAACAAATTTTTATTATTGTTGATTTTAGGTGTAACATTTTTTGTGAGTTGTAGTGATGACGATGATAAAGCATGGAAGAATATTCCTCAGGATGAAATAGAAATCCAAAAAGTTACATTTGAAGTTAATGGCGAACAGGCGACTACAGGTACATTGCAGATGGCGGTAAAAAACGGATCAGAAGCCGTGTTGACTTTAAAAAATGTGATACCGGGCTATGCAACAATCCCTGTTAATGTAAAATTGGAAGAACAGGCTGATGATTCTTTTGTTTTTTCCGGAGAGGAAGGTTTGACTACACCACCAGCAATGCTTATTGTTCGGTCTGATGCAAAACCTGTTATTTTAAATGTAAAAGTAGAAGGTAAAATCAGTGTAGAGGGTAAAGTTTCTGCAACCGCAACAACAAAATTGTCCGAGACCGCTCAAGCGGGATTAACGGGTTCTTGGAATTTGTCAGCTACAAGTAGTGGTGAGAGTACTCCATTGTTTTTTGTATGGTCTGCTATTGATTTGGAAAAACCTAATTTCGAGAATGCGGCAGCATTAGTAAATCTGTTTGGTTCGATGATTTTATTTAATGTGTTGAATCAAGTTACTTTCCATGAAGATGGTAATATTACTGCAAAATATTGGGAAAATTTTTCCATGGAAAATATGTTTGCTAATCAAGATAAAGGTCAACTTATTGCTTCGCATGATGATTGGAGCGATTCTCCTAAAAATTTGGCATTTTGGTATGCTAAGAACAGTATGATTTATATCGTTCCTAGCATTAATGCGATTGCGCAACAAGTGAATGGAGATAATGAAGACGTAGATATTAGTAATTCTGAAGATATAGTAACTCTTCTTGCGAAATTGAAAGAGTATAATATTGATGTTGATGCTCTGCTTCCAATAGTGATGCAATGGATTACAGAAGGTATTCCAGTGAAGTATGTTAAGACAGGTGATGCTTTAAAAATTTATATAGATAAGGAGATGGCGGCACCTTTTATAACTCCGCTTTTGCCTGCATTAGATAAATTGCAAGAAGACATGGAAAAGATTATAGAGGCTGGAGAAGATGAGAATACAATAGAAATGATTCAATTAGTTTTGGGTGTTTTACAGATTGAAAAATTGACAGATATAAAAACTATTTGGGAAGAGAATACGAATGAATTTGAGATATCTCTTAATTTTGTTAGTGCCAAGTAA
- a CDS encoding DUF4925 domain-containing protein, which translates to MMKNKFLVLMILGIVFITSCSDDDDKDSPKDFNGIYSTTSTERVLDLRYSDVVFIGKSVDFNSVDGKSATLKLQGVVPGESETVFSDVQLVENNSVYTFVAENKNDVRTVALEGSIVKGKLTVDVDVKFVQNELMKKWKLSTVKMTWLPKDYYLVEGKLNTGGVATLLSLGGGMLLKQYLQDVAFLEDGNIVATYNAAVATDENPEPDADWRLSELNLAHYYVKDDICYVYPNVEMIMQQVEADKIGRSTGSDPMLSLLEQLLTGGIPVYFEITKGTGTKADAIYMYLNEVLLKSLKPLIPFIGGLVPGDYEIPILKVPMQPIIDNLPGALDVTTELKVGLKCNAIE; encoded by the coding sequence ATGATGAAAAACAAGTTTTTAGTATTAATGATTTTAGGGATAGTATTTATTACTAGTTGTAGTGATGATGATGACAAGGATTCTCCAAAGGATTTTAATGGAATCTATTCTACGACAAGTACAGAGCGTGTGTTAGATTTAAGATATAGTGATGTTGTATTTATAGGGAAATCTGTTGATTTTAATTCGGTGGATGGAAAGAGTGCAACGTTGAAGTTGCAAGGTGTTGTGCCGGGAGAGAGTGAAACGGTGTTTTCTGATGTACAATTGGTGGAAAATAACTCTGTTTATACTTTTGTTGCGGAGAATAAAAATGATGTGAGAACAGTGGCGTTGGAAGGTTCTATCGTGAAAGGGAAGTTAACAGTGGATGTGGATGTGAAGTTTGTTCAGAATGAATTGATGAAAAAATGGAAGCTTTCAACAGTAAAAATGACATGGCTTCCTAAAGATTATTATTTGGTTGAAGGGAAATTGAATACGGGAGGTGTTGCAACTTTACTTTCTTTAGGGGGAGGAATGTTATTAAAGCAGTATTTACAAGATGTAGCTTTTTTAGAGGATGGAAATATTGTTGCGACTTATAATGCGGCTGTTGCTACAGATGAGAATCCAGAGCCTGATGCTGATTGGCGATTATCTGAGTTGAATTTGGCTCATTATTACGTGAAAGATGATATTTGTTACGTGTATCCAAATGTAGAGATGATTATGCAGCAGGTTGAAGCAGATAAAATAGGACGTTCTACCGGATCAGATCCAATGCTTTCACTTTTAGAGCAGCTTTTAACAGGGGGGATTCCCGTTTATTTTGAAATAACAAAAGGAACAGGAACGAAAGCTGATGCTATATATATGTATTTGAATGAAGTATTACTTAAAAGTTTGAAACCTCTGATTCCCTTTATTGGAGGATTAGTCCCAGGGGATTATGAAATTCCAATCTTGAAAGTTCCGATGCAACCTATTATAGATAATTTACCTGGAGCTTTAGACGTAACAACTGAATTGAAAGTAGGGTTAAAGTGTAATGCTATTGAATAG
- a CDS encoding DUF4925 domain-containing protein, with the protein MSNKLLLLLILGVVFFSACSDDDKDPNYDGTYKDSGLELSRDGMALSGKSVALSGNTLTLGNVIPGEPALAIPVTITGNVVEGTSSNDFREVKVSGKIEEGKMNLTLAVKNKATDIEGTWAVGNLDAGIMATHFTFTTDKEKVKYGETEVAPENVIGFVNGIFGWMLPTFLKDITFTSDGNITASYNSDMNNPQYATSPKGMAFYNLTGGKLYISANIAGIIEDVGRSTSDPLTEIMVVLEQGLPFEVTKDTEKETMDVYMTRETLLPFMSLLPMLGEVMPEEFQSYAGFITDLGPIIQEGKTAELGLVLTQRNITE; encoded by the coding sequence ATGAGTAACAAATTATTATTACTGTTGATTTTAGGAGTCGTGTTTTTTTCCGCTTGCAGCGATGATGACAAGGACCCGAATTATGACGGGACATATAAAGATTCGGGATTGGAGTTGTCAAGGGACGGGATGGCATTGAGTGGAAAGAGTGTCGCTTTATCAGGTAACACGCTAACCTTGGGTAACGTGATTCCGGGAGAACCGGCATTGGCGATTCCCGTGACGATCACGGGAAATGTAGTGGAAGGTACGAGCAGTAATGATTTCCGGGAAGTGAAGGTTTCCGGGAAAATTGAAGAAGGAAAAATGAACCTGACTCTTGCGGTAAAGAATAAGGCCACGGATATTGAGGGAACTTGGGCGGTAGGAAATCTGGATGCAGGCATTATGGCCACACATTTTACGTTTACGACTGATAAGGAAAAGGTGAAATACGGTGAGACCGAGGTCGCTCCGGAGAACGTGATAGGGTTTGTGAATGGTATATTTGGATGGATGTTACCCACTTTTCTAAAGGATATAACATTCACGAGTGATGGCAATATCACGGCTTCTTACAATAGTGATATGAATAATCCGCAATATGCAACGTCTCCTAAAGGCATGGCCTTTTATAATTTGACGGGAGGAAAGCTTTATATCTCGGCAAATATTGCAGGTATTATAGAGGATGTCGGGCGTAGTACTTCTGACCCATTGACAGAGATCATGGTCGTGTTGGAACAGGGCCTTCCTTTTGAAGTCACGAAAGATACGGAAAAAGAGACAATGGATGTCTATATGACCCGGGAGACGTTATTACCATTTATGTCTTTGCTTCCTATGTTGGGAGAGGTTATGCCTGAAGAATTCCAGAGTTACGCTGGATTTATCACGGATTTGGGACCGATTATCCAAGAAGGGAAAACGGCGGAACTGGGATTGGTGTTGACGCAAAGAAATATTACGGAATAG
- a CDS encoding RluA family pseudouridine synthase: MRPQNSSRAKAPRSRSFEVQEENTLMPFLLQALHDQSRTAVKSFLAHKLVQVNNRITTQFDTPLKPGDTVTVGMNKNAAPFHHPMLNILHEDEHLIVVEKASGLLSMGTERDKTKTAYYILNNYVKNKDPRNHIFILHRLDKETSGIMMFAKNKKVQEILQKNWNEMIRERKYVAVIEGCPQPEQGQVKSYISENKALIVHSTSSQDGKLAITNYTTLKSNRQFSLVELELETGRKNQIRVHMQEIGHPVTGDPKYGATKNPLHRLALHAFKLTFIHPVTGKEMKFETPVPTKFTTLFK, encoded by the coding sequence ATGAGACCCCAGAATTCATCCCGTGCCAAAGCCCCGCGTAGCCGTAGTTTCGAAGTACAAGAAGAAAACACGCTAATGCCTTTCCTGTTACAAGCTTTACATGACCAAAGCAGGACAGCCGTGAAATCATTCCTCGCCCACAAACTCGTGCAAGTGAACAACCGCATCACCACACAATTCGACACGCCACTCAAACCCGGGGACACGGTAACCGTCGGGATGAACAAAAATGCGGCACCTTTCCATCACCCCATGCTCAACATCCTACATGAGGACGAACACTTGATTGTCGTGGAAAAGGCAAGCGGGCTACTCTCCATGGGAACAGAGCGGGATAAAACCAAAACAGCCTATTATATACTGAACAACTACGTGAAAAATAAAGATCCCCGGAACCATATCTTTATCCTGCATCGCCTAGACAAAGAAACCTCCGGTATCATGATGTTTGCCAAAAACAAAAAAGTTCAAGAAATCCTACAAAAAAACTGGAACGAAATGATCCGGGAACGGAAATATGTCGCCGTCATCGAGGGATGCCCGCAACCGGAACAAGGACAGGTGAAATCCTACATCAGCGAGAACAAAGCCTTGATCGTCCACTCCACCTCTTCACAAGACGGGAAATTGGCCATCACGAACTACACAACCTTAAAATCGAACCGGCAATTCTCACTCGTGGAACTTGAATTGGAAACCGGACGCAAAAACCAAATTAGGGTACATATGCAGGAAATCGGACACCCCGTTACCGGAGACCCCAAATACGGGGCCACGAAAAACCCCTTGCATCGCTTGGCTCTACACGCTTTCAAGCTCACTTTTATCCATCCCGTCACGGGAAAGGAAATGAAATTCGAGACCCCCGTTCCCACGAAATTCACGACCCTGTTCAAGTAA